The segment GCCCCGTTCGAGGTATCGCCGCCAATTGCCACCACAGGATCGGACATGCCCGCCGGCGGCATCACACTGTCGGTAAGTGCAGCGGGCGATATGGCCGTTGACGGCACGCCAACGACGGCACCCCTTGATATCCTGCTGGATCAGATCGCGCAGGCCCCTGAAACGCTGGTGCGGATCAACGCCCATCACGCGGCGGAATTGCGCCATATCCTGCCCCTGATTGCAGCGCTTGAGGCGGCAGGCGCACAAGACGTGGCCCTGGTTGTCACACCTGCGGGTTTATGACGAATACGGCCGGCATATGGGGTGTGGGCGCCGTTGTTTCCATTGCCTTGAACCTAGGCGCCGCCATGGGGTTAATGGCCGCGATGCAGCCCGACCCGATTGCGGATCAACCCGTTCCCGAAAGCCGTTTGAACGTCGAGGCCCATGCCGTCACCCGCAGCGACGCGAGCGAACAGACACCTCAATCGCAAACAGCAGCCGAGGGGGCGGCGACCGGTGCAAAGCTTGGCAACGGTGAAATTGTGCAATCTGTAGCGCAGCCGAAACCGGCCCCCTTGCAAAAATCGCAGGCTCAATACCCCAGCGCCCGGGCAGCACCTGCCCTGCCGCCCACCGTGTCAGAACTGGCCAGCCAGCGTCCGGCACCCGCACGGACATCTGCCGAACCGCTGATGGCAAAAACGGCCTCCGCCCTAGAAACCGTTGTTTCCACAACGAAACCTGTTCCTGCCGCTGCGCCTGACGTGATGCCTGTTTCTATCCCGACCACCCCGACCGCACCGCAAAGACCGCAGACCACTGCTCTTGTGCCAAGCGCACCACCATCACTTGCCAGCCTGCCGCAACCCGCGGACAGCACCCCTGCCCCCCGGCAGGTGCCGGA is part of the Sulfitobacter geojensis genome and harbors:
- a CDS encoding ExbD/TolR family protein, which codes for MRLTRPPARQAPETIIALIDVVFFLLVFFMLIGRMDATAPFEVSPPIATTGSDMPAGGITLSVSAAGDMAVDGTPTTAPLDILLDQIAQAPETLVRINAHHAAELRHILPLIAALEAAGAQDVALVVTPAGL